One Odocoileus virginianus isolate 20LAN1187 ecotype Illinois chromosome 4, Ovbor_1.2, whole genome shotgun sequence DNA segment encodes these proteins:
- the FBXO25 gene encoding F-box only protein 25 isoform X3, protein MPFLGQDWRSPGWSWIKTEDGWKRCDAWSQELEGENSQCDIGHGIILNSEDEEIFSNEEHEYASKKRKKDHFRNDTNTQCFYRENWIYVHKESTRERHGYCTLGEAFNRLDFSSAIQDIRRFNYVVRLLQLIAKSQLTSLSGVAQKNYFNILDKIVQKVLGDHQNPRLIKDLLQDLSSTLCILIRGVGKSVLVGNINIWICRLETVLRWQQQLQNLQMTEQVDSGLTLSDLPVHMLSNILHRFSDGWDIVTLGQVTPTLFALSEDRQLWKKLCQYHFGEKQFCRHLILSEKGHVEWKLMYFALQKHYPTKEQYGDTLHFCRHCSILFWKDSGHPCTAADPDSCFTPVSPQHFIDLFKY, encoded by the exons ATGCCATTTTTGGGCCAGGACTGGAGATCTCCTGGATGGAGTTGGATCAAAACAGAAGACGGCTGGAAAAGATGTGATGCATGGAGCCAGGAACTTGAGGGAGAGAACAGCCAGTGTGACATTGGCCACGGCAT TATCTTAAATAGTGAAGATGAAGAAATATTCAGTAATGAAGAGCACGAATATGcatccaaaaaaaggaaaaaggaccaTTTTAGAAATGACACAAATACTCAGT GTTTTTATCGTGAAAACTGGATCTATGTCCACAAAGAAAGCACAAGAGAA AGACACGGCTACTGTACTTTGGGAGAAGCTTTTAATCGCTTAGACTTCTCGAGTGCGATCCAGGACATCCGAAGGTTCAATTACGTGGTTAGG cTGTTGCAGCTGATTGCAAAGTCCCAGCTGACCTCGCTGAGTGGTGTGGCCCAGAAGAACTACTTCAACATTCTGGATAAGATCGTTCAGAAGG TTCTTGGTGACCACCAAAACCCTCGCCTGATCAAGGATCTTCTCCAAGACCTCAGCTCCACCCTGTGCATTCTGATCCGAGGAGTGGGGAAGTCCGTGCTGGTGGGAAACATCAACATCTGGATTTGCCGATTAGAGACTGTTCTCCGctggcagcagcagctgcagaatCTTCAGATGACTGAG CAGGTGGACAGCGGCCTGACGCTCAGCGACCTCCCTGTGCACATGCTCAGCAACATCCTGCACAGGTTCTCGGACGGCTGGGACATCGTCACCCTGGGCCAGGTGACCCCGACACTGTTCGCCCTCAGCGAGGACCGGCAGCTGTGGAAGAAGCTCTGCCAGTACCACTTTGGGGAGAAGCAG TTTTGTAGACACTTGATCCTTTCAGAAAAAGGTCATGTGGAGTGGAAGCTGATGTACTTTGCGCTTCAGAAGCACTACCCCACCAAGGAGCAGTACGGAGACACCCTGCACTTCTGCCGGCACTGCAGCATCCTCTTCTGGAAG GACTCGGGCCACCCCTGCACGGCCGCCGACCCCGACAGCTGCTTCACGCCTGTGTCCCCGCAGCACTTCATCGACCTTTTCAAGTACTGA
- the FBXO25 gene encoding F-box only protein 25 isoform X4 → MPFLGQDWRSPGWSWIKTEDGWKRCDAWSQELEGENSQCDIGHGIILNSEDEEIFSNEEHEYASKKRKKDHFRNDTNTQCFYRENWIYVHKESTRERHGYCTLGEAFNRLDFSSAIQDIRRFNYVVRLLQLIAKSQLTSLSGVAQKNYFNILDKIVQKVLGDHQNPRLIKDLLQDLSSTLCILIRGVGKSVLVGNINIWICRLETVLRWQQQLQNLQMTEVDSGLTLSDLPVHMLSNILHRFSDGWDIVTLGQVTPTLFALSEDRQLWKKLCQYHFGEKQFCRHLILSEKGHVEWKLMYFALQKHYPTKEQYGDTLHFCRHCSILFWKDSGHPCTAADPDSCFTPVSPQHFIDLFKY, encoded by the exons ATGCCATTTTTGGGCCAGGACTGGAGATCTCCTGGATGGAGTTGGATCAAAACAGAAGACGGCTGGAAAAGATGTGATGCATGGAGCCAGGAACTTGAGGGAGAGAACAGCCAGTGTGACATTGGCCACGGCAT TATCTTAAATAGTGAAGATGAAGAAATATTCAGTAATGAAGAGCACGAATATGcatccaaaaaaaggaaaaaggaccaTTTTAGAAATGACACAAATACTCAGT GTTTTTATCGTGAAAACTGGATCTATGTCCACAAAGAAAGCACAAGAGAA AGACACGGCTACTGTACTTTGGGAGAAGCTTTTAATCGCTTAGACTTCTCGAGTGCGATCCAGGACATCCGAAGGTTCAATTACGTGGTTAGG cTGTTGCAGCTGATTGCAAAGTCCCAGCTGACCTCGCTGAGTGGTGTGGCCCAGAAGAACTACTTCAACATTCTGGATAAGATCGTTCAGAAGG TTCTTGGTGACCACCAAAACCCTCGCCTGATCAAGGATCTTCTCCAAGACCTCAGCTCCACCCTGTGCATTCTGATCCGAGGAGTGGGGAAGTCCGTGCTGGTGGGAAACATCAACATCTGGATTTGCCGATTAGAGACTGTTCTCCGctggcagcagcagctgcagaatCTTCAGATGACTGAG GTGGACAGCGGCCTGACGCTCAGCGACCTCCCTGTGCACATGCTCAGCAACATCCTGCACAGGTTCTCGGACGGCTGGGACATCGTCACCCTGGGCCAGGTGACCCCGACACTGTTCGCCCTCAGCGAGGACCGGCAGCTGTGGAAGAAGCTCTGCCAGTACCACTTTGGGGAGAAGCAG TTTTGTAGACACTTGATCCTTTCAGAAAAAGGTCATGTGGAGTGGAAGCTGATGTACTTTGCGCTTCAGAAGCACTACCCCACCAAGGAGCAGTACGGAGACACCCTGCACTTCTGCCGGCACTGCAGCATCCTCTTCTGGAAG GACTCGGGCCACCCCTGCACGGCCGCCGACCCCGACAGCTGCTTCACGCCTGTGTCCCCGCAGCACTTCATCGACCTTTTCAAGTACTGA
- the FBXO25 gene encoding F-box only protein 25 isoform X1 has protein sequence MPFLGQDWRSPGWSWIKTEDGWKRCDAWSQELEGENSQCDIGHGIILNSEDEEIFSNEEHEYASKKRKKDHFRNDTNTQCFYRENWIYVHKESTRERHGYCTLGEAFNRLDFSSAIQDIRRFNYVVRLLQLIAKSQLTSLSGVAQKNYFNILDKIVQKVLGDHQNPRLIKDLLQDLSSTLCILIRGVGKSVLVGNINIWICRLETVLRWQQQLQNLQMTEQVDSGLTLSDLPVHMLSNILHRFSDGWDIVTLGQVTPTLFALSEDRQLWKKLCQYHFGEKQFCRHLILSEKGHVEWKLMYFALQKHYPTKEQYGDTLHFCRHCSILFWKDCRLALLLEDSGHPCTAADPDSCFTPVSPQHFIDLFKY, from the exons ATGCCATTTTTGGGCCAGGACTGGAGATCTCCTGGATGGAGTTGGATCAAAACAGAAGACGGCTGGAAAAGATGTGATGCATGGAGCCAGGAACTTGAGGGAGAGAACAGCCAGTGTGACATTGGCCACGGCAT TATCTTAAATAGTGAAGATGAAGAAATATTCAGTAATGAAGAGCACGAATATGcatccaaaaaaaggaaaaaggaccaTTTTAGAAATGACACAAATACTCAGT GTTTTTATCGTGAAAACTGGATCTATGTCCACAAAGAAAGCACAAGAGAA AGACACGGCTACTGTACTTTGGGAGAAGCTTTTAATCGCTTAGACTTCTCGAGTGCGATCCAGGACATCCGAAGGTTCAATTACGTGGTTAGG cTGTTGCAGCTGATTGCAAAGTCCCAGCTGACCTCGCTGAGTGGTGTGGCCCAGAAGAACTACTTCAACATTCTGGATAAGATCGTTCAGAAGG TTCTTGGTGACCACCAAAACCCTCGCCTGATCAAGGATCTTCTCCAAGACCTCAGCTCCACCCTGTGCATTCTGATCCGAGGAGTGGGGAAGTCCGTGCTGGTGGGAAACATCAACATCTGGATTTGCCGATTAGAGACTGTTCTCCGctggcagcagcagctgcagaatCTTCAGATGACTGAG CAGGTGGACAGCGGCCTGACGCTCAGCGACCTCCCTGTGCACATGCTCAGCAACATCCTGCACAGGTTCTCGGACGGCTGGGACATCGTCACCCTGGGCCAGGTGACCCCGACACTGTTCGCCCTCAGCGAGGACCGGCAGCTGTGGAAGAAGCTCTGCCAGTACCACTTTGGGGAGAAGCAG TTTTGTAGACACTTGATCCTTTCAGAAAAAGGTCATGTGGAGTGGAAGCTGATGTACTTTGCGCTTCAGAAGCACTACCCCACCAAGGAGCAGTACGGAGACACCCTGCACTTCTGCCGGCACTGCAGCATCCTCTTCTGGAAG GACTGCCGCCTTGCTTTATTACTCGAG GACTCGGGCCACCCCTGCACGGCCGCCGACCCCGACAGCTGCTTCACGCCTGTGTCCCCGCAGCACTTCATCGACCTTTTCAAGTACTGA
- the FBXO25 gene encoding F-box only protein 25 isoform X2: MPFLGQDWRSPGWSWIKTEDGWKRCDAWSQELEGENSQCDIGHGIILNSEDEEIFSNEEHEYASKKRKKDHFRNDTNTQCFYRENWIYVHKESTRERHGYCTLGEAFNRLDFSSAIQDIRRFNYVVRLLQLIAKSQLTSLSGVAQKNYFNILDKIVQKVLGDHQNPRLIKDLLQDLSSTLCILIRGVGKSVLVGNINIWICRLETVLRWQQQLQNLQMTEVDSGLTLSDLPVHMLSNILHRFSDGWDIVTLGQVTPTLFALSEDRQLWKKLCQYHFGEKQFCRHLILSEKGHVEWKLMYFALQKHYPTKEQYGDTLHFCRHCSILFWKDCRLALLLEDSGHPCTAADPDSCFTPVSPQHFIDLFKY; encoded by the exons ATGCCATTTTTGGGCCAGGACTGGAGATCTCCTGGATGGAGTTGGATCAAAACAGAAGACGGCTGGAAAAGATGTGATGCATGGAGCCAGGAACTTGAGGGAGAGAACAGCCAGTGTGACATTGGCCACGGCAT TATCTTAAATAGTGAAGATGAAGAAATATTCAGTAATGAAGAGCACGAATATGcatccaaaaaaaggaaaaaggaccaTTTTAGAAATGACACAAATACTCAGT GTTTTTATCGTGAAAACTGGATCTATGTCCACAAAGAAAGCACAAGAGAA AGACACGGCTACTGTACTTTGGGAGAAGCTTTTAATCGCTTAGACTTCTCGAGTGCGATCCAGGACATCCGAAGGTTCAATTACGTGGTTAGG cTGTTGCAGCTGATTGCAAAGTCCCAGCTGACCTCGCTGAGTGGTGTGGCCCAGAAGAACTACTTCAACATTCTGGATAAGATCGTTCAGAAGG TTCTTGGTGACCACCAAAACCCTCGCCTGATCAAGGATCTTCTCCAAGACCTCAGCTCCACCCTGTGCATTCTGATCCGAGGAGTGGGGAAGTCCGTGCTGGTGGGAAACATCAACATCTGGATTTGCCGATTAGAGACTGTTCTCCGctggcagcagcagctgcagaatCTTCAGATGACTGAG GTGGACAGCGGCCTGACGCTCAGCGACCTCCCTGTGCACATGCTCAGCAACATCCTGCACAGGTTCTCGGACGGCTGGGACATCGTCACCCTGGGCCAGGTGACCCCGACACTGTTCGCCCTCAGCGAGGACCGGCAGCTGTGGAAGAAGCTCTGCCAGTACCACTTTGGGGAGAAGCAG TTTTGTAGACACTTGATCCTTTCAGAAAAAGGTCATGTGGAGTGGAAGCTGATGTACTTTGCGCTTCAGAAGCACTACCCCACCAAGGAGCAGTACGGAGACACCCTGCACTTCTGCCGGCACTGCAGCATCCTCTTCTGGAAG GACTGCCGCCTTGCTTTATTACTCGAG GACTCGGGCCACCCCTGCACGGCCGCCGACCCCGACAGCTGCTTCACGCCTGTGTCCCCGCAGCACTTCATCGACCTTTTCAAGTACTGA